From the Arvicola amphibius chromosome 2, mArvAmp1.2, whole genome shotgun sequence genome, one window contains:
- the Tomm7 gene encoding mitochondrial import receptor subunit TOM7 homolog, whose protein sequence is MVKLSKEAKQRLQQLFKGGQFAIRWGFIPLVIYLGFTRGADPGMPEPSVLSLLWG, encoded by the exons ATGGTGAAGCTGAGCAAAGAAGCCAAACAGAGGCTGCAGCAGCTCTTCAAGGGCGGCCAGTTTGCCATCCGCTGGGGCTTCATTCCTCTCGTGATTTACCTGG gATTTACGAGGGGTGCAGATCCTGGAATGCCTGAACCATCAGTTTTAAG CCTACTTTGGGGATAA